In bacterium, the genomic stretch GGACGCACGCATGGGCCGCCGCTTCGACAATCGAGCGATAACCTGTACACCGACAAAGATTACCCGTCATTGCATCATCGATGATATCACGCGAGGGATGATCATGATTTTTATATAGTGCAAACATCGACATGACAAACCCGGGAGTACAAAAGCCGCATTGCGATCCGTGATGTTCGACCATCGCTTCTTGAACCGGATGTAATTTTTCATTGGATTGCAGGTTCTCAACGGTAATTAACTGCTTACCATGCAGCATGGGCAGGAAATACAAACACGAATCGATTGCTTTGTATCTGATTTTATCAACGCCGTTTGGCTCGCCGATGACAACCGTACATGCTCCGCAATCGCCTTCGGCGCATCCTTCCTTGACGCCTTTATGATTGAGCAAACTGCGAAGATATTCCAAAACCGTTGTGGTGGGAGAATAACGGGAAGCAAAATCGACGGTTGTCATGTTTCCGTCGAGAATAAAACAGACAGAGTTCATGGGAGTCAGTTTTTTACCACCAAGACACGGAGTCACTAATTTTTTGTAATAAGAACTCAGAGATCTCTGAGTCTCTGTGGCTAAATTTGAATTACCATTTTTTGAAAATGAAAAACACCGCCGCGATCATCAAAACGAACCCGACGATGTAATTCCATTTCAATTCTTCTTTAAGGTAGGTTACCGAAAAAACGCAGAAAGTCACGAGAGTGATTACTTCCTGCATTGTTTTAAGTTGTGCTGCATTGAATTGTCCGTGCCCGTAACGATTAGCCGGAACCTGAAAACAATACTCGGCAAAAGCAATTCCCCAACTGGCCAAAATCGCCAGCCATATGGGCGAATCTTTA encodes the following:
- a CDS encoding DMT family protein, with amino-acid sequence MQTIILLTVSNIFMTFAWYGHLKYKDSPIWLAILASWGIAFAEYCFQVPANRYGHGQFNAAQLKTMQEVITLVTFCVFSVTYLKEELKWNYIVGFVLMIAAVFFIFKKW